From the genome of Flavobacterium luteolum, one region includes:
- a CDS encoding GbsR/MarR family transcriptional regulator, whose protein sequence is MEFKEAKNKFVQTWGALGSQWGINKTMAQIHALLMVSNEPISMEDIMEELQISRGNASMNLRSLMDWGIVYKEFKAGERKEFFTAEKDLDELAVKISRERSKREIKPTLKILKEVSTIEAKDSPEEKHFVDQTTKLYDFVLKADNMLDKMTEFNDNWLGKLVMKMMK, encoded by the coding sequence ATGGAATTCAAAGAAGCAAAAAATAAGTTCGTTCAAACTTGGGGAGCATTAGGTTCTCAATGGGGCATTAATAAAACAATGGCACAGATCCACGCTTTATTGATGGTTTCAAACGAACCTATTTCTATGGAAGACATTATGGAAGAATTGCAAATTTCTCGAGGAAATGCAAGCATGAATTTAAGAAGTTTAATGGATTGGGGAATTGTCTATAAAGAATTTAAAGCTGGGGAAAGAAAAGAATTTTTCACCGCAGAAAAAGATTTAGACGAATTAGCAGTTAAAATTTCCAGAGAAAGAAGTAAAAGAGAAATTAAACCAACGCTTAAAATCTTAAAAGAAGTTTCGACAATTGAAGCGAAAGATTCACCAGAAGAAAAACACTTTGTAGATCAAACCACCAAATTATACGATTTTGTTTTGAAAGCAGATAATATGTTAGACAAAATGACTGAATTCAATGATAACTGGCTAGGTAAATTAGTCATGAAAATGATGAAATAA
- a CDS encoding YqjF family protein, with translation MNFLKAEWKNLALVNYEIDAEILEKYLPAGTEIDIWDNKCYVSLVGFMFKNTKVLGLKVPFHIDFEEVNLRFYVKRLENGEWKRGVVFIKEIVPKKAITFIANTLYQEHYETQKMRHEIIENQNTNTFIYQWKNDKEWNTIEIETKKDLSIIEIDSEAEFITEHYFGYTKIDEETTFEYEVTHPRWEQFEVVNHKIDIDFEKNYGSDFGFLQTQKPTSVFLAQGSKITVKNKRKLQMPPVLKEMY, from the coding sequence ATGAACTTCTTAAAAGCAGAATGGAAAAACTTAGCACTTGTCAATTATGAAATTGATGCTGAAATCTTAGAAAAATATCTTCCTGCAGGAACTGAGATCGATATTTGGGACAACAAATGTTATGTCAGTCTAGTTGGATTTATGTTTAAAAACACCAAAGTTTTAGGATTGAAAGTTCCGTTTCATATCGATTTTGAAGAAGTGAATCTGAGATTTTATGTAAAACGTCTTGAAAACGGTGAATGGAAACGTGGTGTAGTTTTCATTAAAGAAATTGTTCCTAAAAAAGCCATCACTTTTATCGCCAATACTTTGTATCAAGAACATTATGAAACTCAGAAAATGAGACATGAAATAATAGAAAATCAAAACACGAATACTTTTATCTATCAATGGAAAAATGACAAAGAATGGAATACAATCGAAATTGAAACCAAAAAAGATTTAAGCATAATCGAAATCGATTCTGAAGCTGAATTCATTACAGAGCATTACTTCGGGTATACAAAAATCGATGAAGAAACCACTTTTGAATATGAAGTGACACATCCGAGATGGGAACAATTTGAAGTTGTAAATCATAAAATTGATATTGATTTCGAAAAAAATTATGGAAGTGATTTTGGATTCCTTCAAACTCAAAAACCAACTTCAGTTTTCTTAGCTCAAGGCTCAAAAATTACAGTGAAGAACAAAAGGAAATTACAAATGCCTCCTGTTCTGAAAGAGATGTATTAA